In Pseudomonadota bacterium, one genomic interval encodes:
- a CDS encoding tetratricopeptide repeat protein, which yields MNRADSPVSTASLRDAVETGSALCPVTAPRFFRRALAGFLIAVALPALSSQTLAQSNEDWAALILEGRSALETGDPALALQLFEEAEPAAETPDDQIVSLTSLGLAHASLGNLDAAARFHERSLDLRETQYPPPSMAVATGLRNLAQVRHRQARLAETATLLNRVLTILNEIAPDTPDVTDVKSDLAAVYVNMARYRDAETLYESVLPVVENGSPAKHVAALSGLAAIKAALGQNEAAAALYLKALDIARAKFGDDHPSISGLMNGLGEVYRASNRPAEARDLYQTAIDIRAAALGSDHPALGPLYNNLGLALLDLGDLDGAGEALENARVITEGALGPNHPSLATVLANQADLDEARGEYLSAIEHNLMAFRNLASSLGTAHPEVQRLQVNLGRRLSLAGDYARAEETLNEAEAGIIADRGGDHIDMIAVHSARGQLERLRGDNVAALESYAKALAIVEAADGATTMDAAVLYANQAKVLVTLRREEEAVALLEESLAIREATFGDDSPALIETLNDYAFALRRLRRFDEAEAVEARVASLSEP from the coding sequence ATGAATAGAGCAGATTCACCTGTTTCAACGGCGTCGCTTCGCGATGCCGTTGAAACAGGATCTGCTCTGTGCCCGGTCACCGCTCCGCGTTTTTTTCGGCGCGCTCTCGCCGGTTTCCTGATCGCTGTTGCGCTGCCGGCGCTGTCGTCGCAGACCCTGGCGCAAAGCAATGAAGATTGGGCCGCCCTGATCCTCGAGGGTCGGAGCGCACTTGAAACTGGCGATCCCGCGCTGGCGCTTCAGCTCTTCGAAGAGGCCGAGCCGGCAGCTGAGACCCCCGATGATCAGATCGTCTCCTTGACCTCACTCGGGCTTGCCCATGCCTCGCTGGGCAACCTGGATGCGGCCGCCCGGTTTCACGAGCGCAGCCTTGATCTGCGCGAAACCCAGTACCCGCCGCCTTCCATGGCGGTCGCGACCGGCTTGCGCAATCTCGCCCAGGTTCGCCATCGCCAGGCGCGTCTGGCCGAGACGGCGACCCTCCTGAACCGTGTCCTGACGATCTTGAACGAGATTGCGCCGGACACGCCGGACGTCACGGATGTGAAGAGCGACCTGGCGGCGGTCTACGTCAACATGGCGCGCTACCGTGATGCCGAGACTCTCTACGAGTCCGTCTTGCCGGTTGTCGAGAACGGATCGCCCGCCAAGCATGTGGCGGCGCTGAGCGGCCTGGCGGCGATCAAGGCGGCGTTAGGCCAGAACGAGGCCGCTGCCGCGCTCTATCTCAAGGCGCTTGATATCGCGCGCGCCAAGTTCGGCGACGATCATCCGTCCATATCCGGCCTGATGAACGGGCTCGGTGAGGTCTATCGGGCCTCGAACCGGCCGGCAGAGGCCCGCGATCTCTATCAGACCGCTATCGACATCCGTGCGGCGGCGCTGGGTTCCGATCACCCAGCCCTTGGGCCGCTCTACAACAATCTTGGTTTGGCGCTACTGGATCTGGGTGATCTCGATGGTGCGGGCGAGGCGCTTGAGAACGCGCGTGTCATCACCGAAGGCGCCTTAGGTCCGAACCATCCCTCGCTGGCGACTGTCCTGGCCAACCAAGCAGATCTTGACGAGGCGCGCGGTGAGTACCTGTCGGCGATCGAACACAACCTGATGGCGTTCCGCAATCTGGCGTCGAGCCTGGGCACCGCCCATCCGGAGGTCCAACGCCTTCAGGTAAATCTTGGCCGGCGTCTGTCGCTGGCCGGCGACTATGCACGCGCCGAGGAGACGCTTAATGAGGCCGAAGCCGGCATCATCGCGGACCGTGGCGGCGATCACATCGACATGATCGCCGTTCATTCGGCGAGGGGGCAACTGGAGCGCCTGCGCGGCGACAACGTGGCCGCGCTGGAAAGTTACGCGAAGGCGCTCGCCATCGTCGAGGCCGCGGACGGTGCCACGACCATGGATGCCGCCGTGCTGTACGCCAATCAGGCGAAGGTCCTGGTGACGTTGCGGCGCGAGGAGGAGGCCGTCGCGCTTCTCGAAGAGAGCCTTGCCATTCGCGAGGCAACCTTCGGCGACGACAGCCCCGCGCTGATCGAGACCCTCAACGACTATGCCTTCGCGTTGCGCCGGCTCAGACGCTTTGACGAGGCCGAAGCGGTTGAGGCGCGCGTGGCGTCTTTAAGCGAACCCTAA